The stretch of DNA GTGGCGCGGATAACATTTACAAACGCATCATGACACGGCTAGATGCCGCGCCCTTTGACAATCGATGGAATCCGGAAACGATGGCCCTGAGCTTGCAACCTGGTGAACAACCAGCCCTGGACCTCAAAAATTACATTCGCGAGGTGCCGGATTTTCCTAAGCCGGGCATTCTTTTCTACGATATCTCGACCCTGATCCGGAATGCGGATGCCTGGCAGGTAGCCACTGCCCGCCTAGCGCGCGCGATCGCCCCTTGGCAACCCGATCTGCTGGCCGGCATCGAAAGTCGCGGCTTTCTCACCGCCGCACCGTTGGCGCAACGCCTGGGCTGCGGCTTCGTCATGCTACGCAAACCCGGCAAACTTCCAGGCGAGACAGTTTCGCTGAAATACGGCCTGGAATACGGCCAGGACGAACTCCACATCCAAGCGGACGCCATCAAGCCGGGCCAGCGCGTGGTCGTGCTGGACGATCTGTTGGCCACGGGCGGCACACTTGCGGCCTCGGTGCAACTGTTACAGAAAGTCGGCGCGGAAGTGGTCGGCGCTTCGGTGATGATCGAATTGACCGGCCTGGGTGGACGTGAAAAGCTGGATGTTCCGCTCCATTCTCTACTCACCTACGCTGCGTGAGTTAATAAAGGGCATTTTTCCGTA from Kozakia baliensis encodes:
- a CDS encoding adenine phosphoribosyltransferase, translated to MALSLQPGEQPALDLKNYIREVPDFPKPGILFYDISTLIRNADAWQVATARLARAIAPWQPDLLAGIESRGFLTAAPLAQRLGCGFVMLRKPGKLPGETVSLKYGLEYGQDELHIQADAIKPGQRVVVLDDLLATGGTLAASVQLLQKVGAEVVGASVMIELTGLGGREKLDVPLHSLLTYAA